A genomic region of Erythrobacter sp. SCSIO 43205 contains the following coding sequences:
- a CDS encoding tetratricopeptide repeat protein: MRLFTLPRTIFAAAIVTTLATSSAYAQQSTSRAVVQPLPSTETQRLNRALLELARSPTSVPAMLEAGDASLEVGDLDAAIGFYSRAAEADPSDARTKLGLARVYLRSGRPVEAIPLLEEAQAAGAPTSDLLVERALAFDLIGDQKSAQEAYARAIRLTPQDDEARRRLGISQAISGDADAFQATLSPLIEGRDIAAFRARAFGLAILGEQTRAEGIVNSVMPPDIAARINPYLAYMPRLTPAQQAAAANLGIFPRAADIGREDPRIARFANAASSDAKLEPSGEPLGKPAAGKAFREATPLAPQAVTTAPAQGEPNLPQVATREIGPPAQPQDRVATPQPPVAAAATPEPQVVTPPASVADAFADLGAADVSAVRASGDGVDISAIKPPREVAPNPEPAPEPSKPVHPSRIWVQLATGRDVDALKFDWRRFNRRAPELLKDFKPHVTPWGQANRLLAGPLENAAAARKLVNELAEAGIETFTYTSSEGTEIKELK, translated from the coding sequence TTGCGTCTCTTCACCCTTCCGCGCACCATTTTCGCAGCGGCTATTGTCACTACGCTGGCGACATCCAGCGCTTATGCGCAGCAATCCACTTCACGCGCGGTGGTGCAGCCTCTGCCCTCGACTGAGACGCAGCGTCTGAACCGCGCTCTGCTTGAGCTGGCGCGAAGCCCAACCAGTGTCCCTGCCATGCTGGAAGCAGGGGACGCATCGCTTGAAGTGGGCGATCTGGATGCAGCGATTGGCTTTTACAGCCGGGCCGCAGAAGCCGATCCCTCTGATGCACGAACAAAGCTTGGTCTTGCGCGGGTGTATCTGCGATCAGGCAGGCCAGTGGAGGCTATCCCCCTGTTGGAAGAGGCGCAGGCTGCGGGCGCTCCCACCAGCGATTTACTGGTGGAACGCGCCTTGGCCTTTGACCTGATCGGTGATCAGAAATCCGCGCAAGAGGCCTATGCAAGAGCGATCCGGCTCACCCCGCAAGATGATGAAGCACGCCGGCGTCTGGGCATCAGTCAGGCGATTTCCGGCGATGCGGATGCTTTTCAGGCGACTTTGAGCCCGCTTATCGAAGGGCGCGATATTGCCGCTTTCAGAGCGCGTGCATTTGGCCTTGCGATATTAGGAGAGCAGACCCGCGCCGAGGGTATCGTGAACTCTGTCATGCCGCCTGATATTGCCGCGCGGATCAACCCCTACCTTGCCTATATGCCGCGCCTTACCCCGGCTCAGCAGGCGGCGGCGGCCAATCTTGGCATTTTCCCGCGCGCTGCTGACATTGGCCGCGAAGACCCGCGCATTGCTCGCTTTGCGAATGCGGCGTCGTCCGATGCGAAGTTGGAGCCGTCTGGCGAACCGCTGGGCAAACCTGCTGCTGGCAAAGCCTTTCGTGAAGCAACCCCGCTGGCCCCGCAAGCTGTAACCACAGCGCCAGCGCAGGGGGAACCAAATCTACCCCAAGTCGCAACGCGCGAGATTGGGCCACCTGCTCAGCCGCAGGACCGTGTGGCAACTCCCCAGCCTCCGGTCGCAGCGGCTGCAACGCCTGAGCCACAGGTCGTAACGCCTCCGGCAAGCGTCGCTGACGCTTTTGCCGATCTGGGCGCAGCTGATGTCTCGGCGGTAAGGGCATCGGGTGATGGGGTGGATATTTCTGCGATCAAACCCCCGCGCGAGGTCGCGCCCAACCCTGAACCCGCCCCTGAACCCTCAAAACCTGTACATCCCAGCCGCATCTGGGTTCAGCTGGCAACAGGCCGCGATGTGGATGCGCTCAAGTTTGATTGGCGGCGTTTTAATCGCCGCGCGCCAGAGCTTTTGAAGGATTTCAAACCGCACGTAACACCGTGGGGACAGGCCAATCGCTTGCTTGCCGGACCGCTGGAAAATGCGGCCGCGGCACGCAAATTGGTCAATGAACTGGCCGAAGCCGGGATTGAAACCTTCACTTATACAAGTTCCGAAGGCACTGAAATAAAAGAGTTAAAATAG
- a CDS encoding YbjN domain-containing protein: protein MRARETEFTADDDAAPIEMLAALFEARGWDSEVVSDDELVGEVQGSWTKYQLRAIWRAADNVLQFLCLPDIRVTTEKKHSAYELLSLVNEQVWLGHFDIWSQGDVLIYRHGALLGDDGMLSISQAQALVENAIDECDRFYPAFQFVLWGDKSPRDALDAAMVDAAGEA, encoded by the coding sequence ATGAGAGCGCGCGAAACCGAATTTACGGCCGACGATGATGCAGCGCCCATCGAAATGCTCGCAGCGCTGTTCGAAGCGCGAGGCTGGGACAGCGAAGTTGTCTCTGATGATGAATTGGTGGGAGAGGTGCAGGGCAGCTGGACCAAGTACCAATTGCGAGCGATCTGGCGCGCGGCGGACAATGTGCTGCAATTCCTGTGCTTGCCCGACATCCGTGTGACGACCGAGAAAAAGCACAGCGCCTATGAGTTGTTGAGCCTCGTCAATGAACAGGTGTGGCTGGGGCATTTCGACATCTGGTCGCAAGGCGACGTGCTGATCTATCGCCACGGCGCGCTTTTGGGTGATGATGGGATGCTCTCTATTTCTCAGGCGCAAGCTTTGGTCGAAAATGCGATTGATGAGTGCGACCGTTTCTACCCCGCATTCCAATTTGTCCTGTGGGGCGACAAATCGCCGCGCGATGCGCTTGATGCGGCTATGGTTGACGCGGCGGGCGAGGCTTAA
- a CDS encoding pyrroline-5-carboxylate reductase, which produces MKHLLIIGCGNMGGAMLAGWLAAGVEPSRFSILDPGMESAPDGVALYREASEAEAAALHDTVMLGFKPQQLGALAPGLQALTGEGVTLASLLAGITIAQLKATFPASDAHIRVMPNLAARINKSPIILLEDGLTAGAREDIFAFFDHLGMATWLEDEAKFDLVTALAGSGPGFVYRFIDALAEAAQELGIDKEQATALAIATVDGASSLAAGADVSPATLADRVASPGGMTREGMNVLDADKALVKLLTKTLKETAERGAALSAGAG; this is translated from the coding sequence ATGAAACATCTCTTGATTATTGGCTGCGGGAATATGGGCGGGGCGATGCTCGCTGGCTGGCTTGCAGCCGGTGTAGAGCCTTCGCGGTTCTCAATCCTCGACCCCGGTATGGAAAGCGCGCCCGACGGCGTGGCTTTGTATCGCGAAGCGAGCGAGGCCGAGGCGGCGGCGTTGCATGATACGGTGATGCTTGGCTTCAAGCCTCAGCAATTGGGAGCGCTTGCACCCGGTTTGCAAGCGCTCACAGGCGAGGGCGTGACACTCGCTTCGCTGCTTGCAGGGATTACCATCGCGCAATTGAAAGCCACTTTTCCAGCGTCGGATGCTCATATTCGCGTAATGCCCAATCTGGCGGCACGGATTAACAAATCGCCGATAATTCTTCTCGAAGACGGCCTTACCGCTGGCGCGCGCGAGGACATATTCGCCTTTTTCGACCATCTCGGCATGGCCACATGGCTCGAAGATGAGGCGAAATTCGATCTTGTCACCGCGCTTGCAGGCTCTGGCCCTGGTTTCGTCTATCGCTTTATTGATGCGCTCGCTGAGGCAGCTCAAGAGCTTGGCATCGACAAGGAGCAGGCAACCGCCCTTGCGATTGCAACGGTTGATGGCGCGTCATCATTGGCGGCTGGGGCAGACGTTTCGCCCGCCACGCTCGCCGACCGTGTGGCAAGTCCCGGCGGTATGACGCGCGAGGGAATGAACGTGCTTGATGCGGACAAGGCCTTGGTGAAGCTGCTTACAAAGACGCTGAAAGAGACGGCTGAGCGCGGCGCGGCGCTTTCTGCCGGAGCTGGCTGA
- a CDS encoding Bax inhibitor-1/YccA family protein, whose product MSDFRDTRQFNSVPRAGADVASRETYDEGLRGYMLKIYNYMASAVLLTGIVAAGAAATGLAYAFASGPLMWIVSLAPLGFILAMSFGLHKMSYGTLQVVFWAFATVMGLSMSTIFLVFTGESIAVTFFATAAAFAGLSLFGYTTKKDLSGFGTFLIMGVVGLIVASIANMFIGSSTLTFVISALGVLIFAGLTAYDTQRLKNDYQYLRGTEFMGKAVIMGAVSLYLDFVNMFMFLLNFLGSRE is encoded by the coding sequence ATGTCTGATTTTAGAGACACAAGGCAATTCAACTCTGTGCCCCGCGCAGGGGCTGACGTTGCTTCGCGTGAGACATATGACGAAGGTCTGCGCGGCTATATGCTCAAGATTTACAACTACATGGCCTCCGCTGTGTTGTTGACCGGTATTGTTGCCGCAGGCGCGGCGGCAACGGGTCTTGCTTACGCATTTGCAAGCGGACCGCTGATGTGGATCGTATCGCTTGCACCGCTTGGCTTCATCCTCGCGATGAGCTTTGGCCTGCACAAAATGAGCTATGGCACGCTGCAAGTGGTTTTCTGGGCATTTGCGACCGTCATGGGTTTGTCGATGTCGACGATTTTCCTCGTATTTACGGGTGAATCGATTGCAGTGACCTTCTTCGCAACGGCTGCGGCATTCGCAGGGCTCTCGCTCTTCGGCTACACCACTAAGAAAGACCTGTCGGGCTTCGGCACATTCCTTATCATGGGTGTGGTTGGCCTGATCGTGGCCAGCATTGCCAATATGTTCATCGGCTCAAGCACTCTGACCTTCGTAATCAGTGCGCTCGGCGTTCTCATCTTCGCAGGCCTCACCGCCTACGATACGCAGCGCCTCAAGAACGATTACCAGTATCTTCGCGGGACCGAGTTCATGGGCAAAGCGGTGATCATGGGCGCGGTAAGCCTCTATCTCGACTTCGTGAATATGTTCATGTTCCTGCTCAACTTCCTGGGCAGCCGCGAATAG
- the obgE gene encoding GTPase ObgE, with protein sequence MHFLDQAKIYLKSGAGGPGAVSFRREKYIEYGGPDGGNGGKGGDIVFEAVAGLNTLIDFRYSQHFKAKRGNHGQGKDKTGASAPDLVIKVPVGTQVLSEDKEEVLADFTEVGQRVVFLEGGMGGRGNASYKSSTNRAPRQHQPGEPSEEMWVWLRLKLLADVGLVGLPNAGKSTFINAVSNARAKVGHYAFTTLIPKLGVVRHKGREFVLADIPGLIEGAADGAGIGDRFLGHIERCRVLIHLIDIAGEDPAAAMRIVREELEAYGAGLEDKPQLVALNKLDLADAELGEAFSDELIKAGADKVFTVSGATGEGIEELLDAVLTYLPDRTATETNAVEVEDTEENDDEWSPI encoded by the coding sequence ATGCACTTTTTAGATCAGGCGAAAATTTATTTGAAATCGGGCGCGGGGGGACCGGGCGCGGTTTCCTTTCGCCGCGAAAAATACATCGAATATGGCGGACCTGACGGCGGCAATGGCGGCAAGGGCGGCGACATCGTTTTTGAAGCGGTCGCCGGGCTCAATACGCTGATCGATTTTCGTTATTCGCAACACTTTAAGGCAAAGCGCGGCAACCACGGGCAGGGCAAGGACAAGACGGGCGCAAGCGCGCCTGATCTCGTGATTAAAGTGCCGGTCGGAACTCAGGTTCTTTCAGAGGATAAGGAAGAAGTGCTCGCCGACTTTACCGAAGTGGGACAGCGCGTAGTCTTCCTTGAAGGGGGTATGGGCGGGCGCGGCAATGCCTCTTACAAAAGCTCAACCAATCGCGCACCGCGACAACATCAGCCGGGCGAACCGTCTGAGGAGATGTGGGTGTGGTTGCGGTTGAAGCTGCTGGCTGATGTGGGTCTGGTGGGCCTGCCCAATGCGGGCAAATCAACCTTCATCAACGCGGTGTCCAATGCGCGTGCAAAGGTTGGACACTATGCCTTCACCACGCTGATCCCAAAGCTTGGCGTCGTGCGTCACAAGGGCCGCGAATTTGTGTTGGCGGACATTCCCGGCCTTATCGAAGGCGCGGCTGACGGTGCGGGCATTGGCGACAGGTTCCTGGGCCATATTGAACGGTGCCGCGTCCTCATCCACCTGATCGATATTGCTGGCGAAGATCCCGCCGCGGCCATGCGCATCGTTCGCGAAGAGCTTGAAGCCTATGGCGCAGGGCTTGAGGATAAGCCTCAGCTAGTCGCGCTTAACAAGCTGGATCTGGCGGACGCGGAGCTGGGTGAGGCGTTCTCAGACGAACTCATCAAGGCGGGCGCTGATAAGGTGTTCACAGTGTCGGGTGCAACCGGTGAGGGGATCGAGGAACTGCTTGATGCCGTGCTGACCTATCTTCCCGATAGGACCGCGACCGAAACCAATGCGGTTGAGGTGGAGGACACTGAAGAAAACGACGACGAGTGGTCGCCCATTTAA
- the proB gene encoding glutamate 5-kinase, translated as MALTSITDLATAKRIVVKVGSALLVRDGAPNAPLIQTLAQDLAGLRAKGAQIIVVSSGAIALGAARLGLAKGGRASLADAQASASVGQVALAQLWANALGEHDMIAAQMLVTLDDLEDRRRYLNASATLDRLLETGAVPVVNENDSVATEEIRFGDNDRLAARVAQAGNAEAVLLLSDVDGLYDRPPSEDGATLIDRVEGVSPEIIAMASGESSSGMGSGGMLSKLQAARIAERAGIALAIINGTKSHPIKTAAEAGRGTVFLPVRSDSARKSWLGGRLAPEGVLTVDAGCVTALKGGASLLAAGLTEIEGEFGRGALVSLHGPKGERLGQGLVEYSSDECRAILGLQGSEQEAKLGYAPRAAVVHRDHMVHE; from the coding sequence ATGGCGCTGACGTCGATCACAGATTTGGCCACAGCAAAGCGCATTGTCGTCAAAGTCGGCAGCGCGCTTTTGGTGCGCGATGGCGCCCCCAATGCGCCCCTGATCCAGACGCTTGCTCAGGATTTGGCAGGACTTCGGGCCAAGGGTGCTCAAATCATTGTCGTCAGTTCTGGCGCGATTGCCTTGGGTGCTGCTCGTCTTGGCCTTGCCAAAGGGGGACGCGCGAGCCTTGCCGATGCGCAGGCCTCGGCAAGTGTAGGGCAGGTCGCCTTGGCACAGCTTTGGGCGAATGCTTTGGGCGAACATGATATGATAGCCGCGCAAATGCTGGTTACCTTGGACGATCTTGAGGACCGTCGGCGTTATCTCAACGCGTCTGCGACCCTTGATCGGTTGCTGGAAACGGGCGCGGTTCCGGTGGTCAATGAAAATGACAGCGTGGCGACCGAGGAAATCCGCTTTGGCGACAATGACCGCCTCGCCGCCCGCGTTGCACAGGCGGGCAATGCTGAGGCGGTGTTACTGTTGTCCGATGTCGATGGCCTGTATGACCGCCCACCGTCTGAGGATGGCGCGACGCTCATCGACCGGGTCGAAGGCGTGAGCCCGGAGATCATCGCCATGGCAAGCGGCGAAAGCTCGTCTGGCATGGGTTCAGGCGGGATGCTTTCAAAGCTTCAGGCGGCGCGCATTGCGGAACGCGCCGGGATTGCGCTTGCGATTATCAATGGCACGAAATCGCACCCGATCAAAACGGCGGCTGAGGCTGGCCGAGGAACGGTGTTCCTGCCTGTGCGCAGTGACAGCGCGCGCAAAAGCTGGCTCGGCGGGCGGCTTGCGCCAGAAGGCGTGCTGACGGTTGATGCGGGCTGTGTGACCGCGCTTAAAGGCGGCGCGAGCCTATTGGCCGCAGGCCTCACCGAAATTGAAGGCGAGTTCGGGCGCGGCGCTCTTGTGTCCTTACACGGCCCCAAGGGTGAACGGCTGGGGCAGGGATTGGTCGAATATTCGAGCGATGAATGTCGCGCGATCCTTGGGCTTCAGGGGTCTGAGCAGGAAGCAAAGCTTGGCTATGCCCCGCGCGCCGCTGTCGTCCACCGCGATCATATGGTGCATGAATGA
- a CDS encoding NAD(P)-dependent oxidoreductase: MTKIAITGATGFVGQATLDVALHKAFKVRALTRRPAAPRDGVEWVSGALDDQASLNELVQGCDAVIHIAGLTNTPNVGRFEAANVTGTANLIEAAKKAGVARFVFVSSLAAREPSLSQYGASKARAEALVEASGLHWTIVRPPGVYGPGDKDYLDLFKAAKLGVVPVPPEGASSLIHVEDLARLLVALVPVDPKTKGQTYEPWDDNAYGYTHKDLAKLIGEAVGNPNAVAAPLPPAVMQLGAKLDGFLRGGKAKLTEDRVGYMLHKDWVCDLRRAPPISIWQAVWDGEAGMKMTAQWYKEKGWL, encoded by the coding sequence ATGACGAAAATTGCGATCACGGGTGCAACGGGATTTGTGGGTCAGGCGACACTTGATGTGGCTTTGCACAAAGCATTCAAGGTCCGCGCGCTCACCCGGCGTCCCGCCGCACCCCGTGATGGGGTTGAATGGGTTTCGGGCGCGCTGGATGATCAGGCTTCTTTGAATGAGCTTGTTCAGGGATGCGATGCGGTCATTCATATCGCTGGGCTAACCAATACGCCCAATGTTGGCCGGTTCGAGGCGGCGAATGTCACTGGCACTGCCAATTTGATTGAGGCAGCCAAGAAAGCAGGCGTGGCGCGGTTTGTGTTCGTCTCATCGCTAGCCGCGCGTGAGCCGAGCCTTTCGCAATATGGCGCATCAAAAGCGCGTGCAGAGGCATTGGTCGAGGCGAGCGGGCTTCATTGGACAATCGTGCGCCCTCCCGGTGTGTATGGGCCGGGAGACAAGGATTATCTTGACCTCTTCAAAGCGGCAAAATTGGGCGTTGTTCCCGTTCCGCCAGAAGGGGCGAGTTCACTGATCCATGTCGAGGATTTGGCGCGGCTTTTGGTGGCTTTGGTGCCTGTTGATCCAAAGACAAAGGGTCAGACTTATGAGCCGTGGGACGACAATGCCTATGGTTACACGCATAAGGATTTGGCCAAGCTGATCGGCGAGGCGGTGGGCAATCCTAATGCGGTCGCGGCCCCTCTGCCCCCGGCGGTGATGCAATTAGGCGCGAAGCTCGACGGATTCTTGCGCGGAGGGAAGGCCAAGCTGACCGAGGACCGTGTCGGCTATATGCTCCACAAAGATTGGGTATGCGACTTACGCCGCGCGCCGCCGATCTCAATTTGGCAGGCGGTTTGGGACGGCGAAGCGGGCATGAAAATGACTGCCCAGTGGTACAAGGAAAAGGGCTGGCTTTAG
- a CDS encoding phosphoadenylyl-sulfate reductase: MNKPQAPLTTDEAQNRAIDRLDVSPRFTEHEALRLNNMFRGSSTQEMLKAVFEGSLAGDVATVSSFGAESVVLLHLLAEVDPNVPVLFLDTGKHFAETIAYRDEVVEHLGLTNLQILAPEEADVQAKDESGLRWSYDPDGCCEIRKVKPLEKALDRFDASFTGRKAFQSSTRANLPRFEIDTSDAAGRLKINPLIDWSAEDIAAYMEEHDLPRHPLVARGFPSIGCEPCTHKVAPGEDPRSGRWKGWDKTECGIHKPGEEPFL; encoded by the coding sequence ATGAACAAGCCGCAAGCCCCCCTCACCACCGATGAGGCGCAGAACCGCGCCATCGACCGGCTCGACGTGTCGCCGCGCTTTACCGAACATGAGGCGCTTCGCCTCAACAATATGTTTCGCGGTTCTTCGACGCAGGAAATGCTGAAGGCCGTGTTTGAAGGTTCGCTTGCGGGCGATGTGGCCACCGTTTCCAGTTTTGGTGCAGAGAGCGTGGTGCTTTTGCACCTGCTCGCAGAGGTTGATCCCAATGTGCCGGTGCTCTTCCTCGACACGGGCAAGCACTTTGCCGAAACGATCGCTTACCGCGATGAAGTGGTGGAGCACCTAGGGCTGACAAACTTACAAATTCTCGCTCCTGAAGAAGCAGACGTCCAAGCCAAGGATGAAAGCGGCTTACGCTGGTCCTATGACCCGGATGGCTGCTGCGAGATCCGCAAGGTGAAACCGCTGGAAAAGGCGCTTGATCGGTTCGATGCAAGTTTCACGGGGCGCAAAGCCTTTCAGTCATCGACACGCGCGAACCTGCCGCGTTTTGAGATTGATACCTCGGATGCTGCGGGCCGCCTTAAGATCAATCCGCTGATTGATTGGAGCGCTGAAGACATCGCGGCATACATGGAAGAGCATGACCTGCCACGTCACCCTCTTGTCGCCCGCGGTTTTCCGAGCATCGGCTGCGAGCCATGCACGCACAAGGTGGCGCCAGGCGAAGATCCGCGTTCGGGCCGCTGGAAAGGCTGGGACAAAACCGAATGCGGCATCCACAAGCCGGGCGAGGAACCGTTCCTTTAA
- a CDS encoding DUF934 domain-containing protein, which translates to MAEDPKTDWGTSPDDVQFRFRDDEVVDHAAVTVDSCCDQTNATAVRIEPGDDARVLLPFLERLALIEVNFPSFGDGRGYSSARILREAGYTGELRAVGDVGIDQLSHMRRCGFDAFAPDKPLNEEDAARAFATWDNVYQASVDGRRTIPQIRHGG; encoded by the coding sequence ATGGCTGAAGATCCCAAAACGGACTGGGGAACTAGCCCCGACGACGTGCAATTCCGTTTCCGCGATGACGAAGTGGTTGATCATGCCGCCGTCACCGTCGATTCCTGCTGTGATCAAACCAACGCAACCGCCGTTCGCATTGAACCGGGTGATGATGCACGCGTGCTGCTCCCGTTTCTTGAACGCCTTGCTCTGATCGAAGTCAACTTCCCAAGCTTTGGCGACGGTCGCGGTTATTCATCGGCGCGTATCCTGCGCGAGGCGGGCTATACCGGCGAACTGCGTGCGGTGGGTGATGTTGGTATTGACCAGCTTTCCCATATGCGCCGCTGCGGGTTTGATGCTTTTGCGCCCGATAAGCCGCTGAACGAAGAGGACGCGGCCCGCGCCTTTGCGACATGGGATAACGTTTATCAGGCAAGCGTCGATGGCCGGCGGACGATCCCCCAAATCCGGCATGGAGGCTAA
- a CDS encoding nitrite/sulfite reductase, with protein MYQYDKYDQAMVDARVEEFRDQARRRLEGSLSEDQFKPLRLMNGLYLQLHAYMLRVAIPYGTLNSEQMHALGDIADKYDRGYGHFTTRQNLQYNWIKLEDAADILADLSKVEMHAIQTSGNCIRNISSDHFAGAAHDELVDPRPYAELMRQWSSFHPEFTYLPRKFKICVIASEKDRAAMRLHDIGVQIVKNDAGELGARFYAGGGMGRTPMIAPMIRDFVPLDQLITYAEACLRVYNRYGRRDNKYKARIKILVHELGRDEYVRQVEEEFAHMLDQGVEPPREELERIKPFFADPAFEDGPKQVDRSDPDFALWVDRNTNRHKHDAYVSAVISLKPVGGIPGDATGEQMRLMARLAKQYSFDELRIMHTQNVVLPHVKIADLHALWTELEAAGLGAPNMDSIEDIIACPGLDYCALANARSIPLAQRISERFDASGKTEKLGELKLKISGCINACGHHHAGHIGILGVDKKGLENYQLSLGGSEAEDTSLAKITGPGFTEDGVIDAVDKVTDVYLDQREEGERFLDTYRRIGMAPFKEALHG; from the coding sequence ATGTATCAATACGACAAATATGATCAGGCGATGGTAGACGCGCGCGTCGAGGAATTCCGCGACCAGGCCCGCCGCCGCCTTGAAGGTTCGCTTTCAGAGGATCAGTTCAAGCCGCTGCGGCTGATGAACGGGCTCTACCTTCAACTCCACGCTTATATGCTGCGCGTTGCCATTCCCTATGGCACGCTGAATAGTGAGCAGATGCACGCACTGGGCGATATCGCGGACAAATATGACCGCGGCTATGGCCACTTCACCACGCGGCAAAATCTGCAATACAATTGGATCAAGCTTGAGGATGCAGCCGACATCCTTGCAGACCTTTCCAAGGTCGAGATGCACGCAATCCAGACGTCCGGCAACTGCATCCGCAATATCTCAAGCGACCACTTCGCTGGCGCAGCCCATGACGAGCTTGTCGACCCGCGCCCCTATGCCGAATTGATGCGCCAATGGTCGAGCTTCCATCCCGAGTTCACCTACCTGCCGCGCAAGTTCAAGATTTGCGTGATCGCGTCGGAAAAAGACCGCGCGGCGATGCGCTTGCACGACATTGGCGTGCAAATCGTGAAGAACGATGCGGGCGAGCTTGGCGCGCGCTTTTATGCTGGTGGCGGTATGGGCCGCACACCGATGATCGCGCCGATGATCCGCGACTTTGTGCCGCTGGATCAGCTGATCACTTATGCAGAAGCCTGCCTTCGCGTCTACAACCGCTATGGCCGGCGCGATAACAAGTACAAGGCGCGCATCAAGATCCTAGTGCATGAGCTTGGCCGTGACGAATATGTTCGTCAGGTCGAGGAAGAATTTGCCCATATGCTGGATCAAGGCGTTGAACCGCCTCGTGAAGAGTTGGAGCGGATCAAGCCGTTCTTTGCCGATCCAGCGTTTGAGGATGGACCCAAGCAGGTTGATCGCTCTGACCCCGACTTTGCGCTTTGGGTCGACCGCAATACCAATCGGCACAAGCACGACGCTTACGTCAGCGCAGTGATTTCTTTGAAGCCTGTCGGTGGCATTCCAGGCGATGCGACCGGTGAGCAAATGCGCCTGATGGCCCGCCTCGCCAAACAGTACAGCTTTGACGAATTGCGCATCATGCACACGCAAAACGTGGTTTTGCCCCACGTGAAGATTGCCGATCTCCATGCGCTTTGGACCGAGCTTGAGGCAGCTGGCCTTGGCGCGCCCAATATGGACTCAATCGAGGACATTATTGCGTGCCCCGGCCTCGACTACTGCGCGTTGGCAAACGCTCGTTCGATCCCTCTTGCACAGCGGATTTCTGAACGGTTCGACGCCTCCGGCAAGACCGAAAAGCTGGGCGAGCTTAAGCTCAAGATTTCGGGCTGCATCAATGCCTGTGGCCACCACCACGCAGGGCACATCGGTATCCTTGGCGTCGATAAGAAAGGCCTTGAGAACTACCAACTCTCGCTCGGCGGTTCGGAGGCGGAGGACACGTCGCTCGCCAAGATCACCGGGCCCGGCTTCACCGAAGATGGCGTAATCGACGCGGTCGATAAAGTGACCGACGTTTATCTCGACCAACGCGAAGAGGGCGAGCGTTTCCTCGACACCTACCGCCGCATTGGCATGGCACCGTTTAAGGAGGCGCTTCATGGCTGA
- a CDS encoding DUF2849 domain-containing protein: MRVLTGNDLKTGDVIWWTGTGWSRHVDDAADAGEQAEQILATEEAALRVNVPYVIDATREEDGSVRPAHIKDRIRALGPTVRPDLTLKPKDPEAIDWVI, translated from the coding sequence ATGAGAGTTCTCACCGGAAACGACCTGAAAACCGGCGATGTGATTTGGTGGACCGGCACCGGCTGGTCGCGCCATGTGGATGATGCCGCTGATGCGGGCGAGCAGGCAGAGCAAATCCTTGCCACCGAAGAAGCGGCGCTGCGCGTCAATGTGCCTTATGTGATCGATGCGACCCGCGAAGAAGATGGCAGCGTGCGCCCTGCCCATATCAAGGACCGTATCCGCGCCCTTGGCCCCACGGTGCGCCCTGACCTGACGCTCAAACCCAAAGACCCCGAAGCGATTGACTGGGTAATCTGA
- the cobA gene encoding uroporphyrinogen-III C-methyltransferase yields MEYGTIFLVGAGPGDPDLLTLRAARLIERAQVIVHDGLVSPEIMAMARPDARLISVAKKRARHTLPQDDINLLLVREAKKGHDVVRLKGGDPLIFGRGGEEAELAKAHGVKVEIVPGISAANGMAAATHIALTHRDAASIVSFVAGQCKGLSDQDWSGLAGKGRTLVIYMGVKTAPQIAEKLMADGLTPDVPVAVVENAARADMRVVRGPLAGLPDLVESHKIKSPALIVIGDVTAREDAHLEHIALEAHQ; encoded by the coding sequence ATGGAATACGGCACCATCTTTCTAGTGGGCGCAGGGCCCGGTGATCCCGATCTTTTGACGCTGCGCGCAGCGCGGTTGATCGAACGGGCGCAAGTGATTGTGCACGATGGCCTTGTCAGCCCGGAAATCATGGCGATGGCACGGCCTGATGCGCGGCTTATCTCAGTCGCGAAGAAACGTGCGCGGCACACTTTGCCTCAAGACGACATCAATCTTCTGCTCGTGCGCGAGGCGAAGAAGGGTCACGATGTCGTGCGCCTTAAAGGCGGCGATCCGCTGATCTTTGGGCGCGGTGGTGAGGAAGCCGAACTTGCCAAAGCGCACGGCGTGAAGGTCGAGATTGTGCCCGGCATATCGGCTGCGAATGGTATGGCTGCTGCCACCCATATTGCCCTCACCCACCGCGATGCGGCCAGTATCGTCAGCTTTGTCGCTGGCCAGTGCAAAGGATTGTCGGATCAGGATTGGTCGGGCCTTGCAGGAAAAGGGCGCACTTTGGTGATCTATATGGGCGTGAAAACCGCACCGCAGATCGCTGAGAAACTGATGGCGGATGGTCTGACCCCCGATGTGCCAGTTGCCGTCGTCGAAAACGCTGCGCGCGCCGATATGCGGGTCGTGCGCGGGCCGCTGGCGGGTCTTCCCGACCTCGTGGAATCCCACAAGATCAAGAGCCCGGCGCTCATCGTTATTGGCGATGTGACGGCGCGCGAAGACGCTCACCTTGAACATATAGCGCTGGAGGCGCACCAATGA